Below is a genomic region from Rhododendron vialii isolate Sample 1 chromosome 5a, ASM3025357v1.
TACAAAAGagcaaccaaaaaataagacaagGAAAATACCTAAATTAGGTTTACATATTTCTAACAAAATCAACACCCATGATCTTGAGAAACATAAAATGGCTTCCGCATCCATAGCCTTGAAGCCAAACATTCCACAGTATAATCATAATCACAAGGAGTGGAAGGGATCCAAGGTGGAGGGTACAGATGCTCACAATACTTGCAATCAACAAGATGACAGCCGAGTTGGTACAATTTTGTCCCCGGCTGATTTGAAGAAACAATTCCTGGAACGATATTTCCAAATTGATGGAGTTGGTGGGGTATATTATCTCCGTAGGCTGATTGGGAGCTCATCTCTTTTGGTTCCTCTTCATACAGAAGGCGGACTCCTACCTCCTTTACATGCACAAATTCACCTCCAGACATTGAAATACTGACTTCATCTCCGCCTTCCAAACGATTTCCAAAATTCCAATAACTTAACCACATTGTATCTTCATCATCTTCCGCAGTTCCAATAACAAATGGGCGATGGCTCCAAACCAATCCCTTCATCCTATTACTTATGACAGCATGTGGTTCATAACGTCTCGGATCACCAGAGTGCTCATAAATGGAACACAAGTTCAAGCCTCGGATCCTCGAATTAAGATATGAAGGCACAATAAAATCAATTGAGGATCCTTGACTCTTAAAATTGAACCAGGGTGGAACCTTGCTATCAGGAATATAAGCACAGATTATATGTGTTTCATAACATACCTGTGTCACAGAAAGAAAATCTAagcatcacacacacacacagtgagagagagagagagagagagagagagagaaagagagagagagagagagagagagagagagagagagtgcaccTGGAGGGGAAATCTCCTTTCTTGCATGTCAAACCATGACGTTAGCTTTACAGTTAAATTTCCCGTGGAATATTGTAAGTTCGACAAGCCCAAATTTTTAACAATCTCAGCTTCAACGTTTTCTATGGATTCTAATTTGAATAAGCTCAAAGTCTCTGGATGGTGGCATGCATCCAAATAACAAATGGTTGTTGGACGGTGAGAGATTTGGAACGTTACTTCCTTCAGCAATCTATTAGCTACACAACGCAAATGATGTAGTTGCGGGACCCCATCAAGTTTGCGGAGCTTTGGGCAATGATTTATGTAAAAGTACTCTAACTTAGTAAGACCTCTGATGAAATCTGGGAGGCTACAAAATTGATTATACGACAGATCTAGTTTCTTCAGTGAGCATAGGTTGCTAAGGCCTCTAGGAAAAGAATCCTCCGAAAGATTACATTTCACTAGACTTAATTCTACCAAGGAACTTGGTAAAGAAGGCCATGAAatctctgaactttttcttggcTTCAACAGCCATGGCCAGATGAAAGATTGCATTGCGTTCACTAGCCCATTTGTAGGGACTGATTGATTTAAAGCAATTCCATCTGCCACGAGCACAGTTAGAGACTCCATATTTCCCATGTTTGTCGGCAATTCGTTGAGATTTGAGCAACCGGAGATGACAAGCGTTTCCAAATGTTTTAGCTTACAAATGCTTCTCGGAAGATTCCTCAAATTTTTGCAGTCTTccaaatttaacaaaacaagTCTCTCAAGGCTTCCAATGGATTCATGAACCTCGACCAAACTTGCACAATTTTTAAGCATCAGCCTCTCAAGATTGGGGAGTTCTGAAAAGTCGGGAGTTTTTGCAAGGTCACGTGAATGACTTAGATTGAGGATTTTTAACAACCATAGGAACTGCAAAAGAAGGGGGAAAAGTGGGTATCAGAGCCTTTAGTATTCTTTTCAATATTCTTTCCAAAGAAAcatgaaaggaagaaaaaggtaGTGACATACCTTGGCTCCCTCCCATACATTTTTTAAGCTGCTATATTGCATGTGAAGAGCAACCAAGCACTCCAAAGGGAAATCACTAGGTATGGACTTAAGTTGGAATCCATGCCAGCACAACCATCTTAATCCTTTAGGAAACTTTTTATAGGACCCCCTAATATGTACACCATTGAGCTGCAGAAGTTTTAGTTTGTTCAACCTTGCAAATGCATCAGGCTCCAAAGCCattggatttgaattttttgaatctGTGGGTTCGAGGTAAGAGGAAAAGATACTGAAACCATATCTTTTAAGCGAACCACCCAAATTTGACAATAAGGGCTTCCCAAGGAACTCTTCATAGCGACGTTTTCTATTTTCACCAAAGACCGTACAAGCATACGCTTCCTCTTTCAATAGACACATATCGAGTTTGAGGCCTTCTATTTTGCTTGTGCCCTAAAATAAGAAtgagaaaaaagggaaaggagCATAAGCAGCAGGAACAATGATTAGTGAACCTACACAAATTCTTACAAAAACTTGTGAAGGGCGAAGTATAATTCTTACTGTGTTTTCTCTCAAAACATTAAATGCGTCCTTGTGATTCCAGAGGATGCTACGTTTGCCTGGCTCATTTGGCGACTCTTGACGAACAATTTCTCTTCCCATTTCTTGAACCAAGTGATGCATTACTAGTGTACTACTTTCGTCAATCGATATTAGACATCTCTCCATGAGGTTTTGAATCCCAACCAATGTGTAGAATTCACATCCGTTTAAAATTGTAACTATAGAATCCTTATCGCTTCCAACAAAAAAGCAAGCAAGATTGAGGAATAGACGTTTATCGTGGTCATCTTGTAACGAGTCATAACTTATTCGGAGTTTTTCAAGGATTTGACTGTCGGGAATCGctttcaatttttccaattgaCTTTTCCATACGTTTAAGCAACTCCCTGATAGAGAAGATCCTAGAACTTTAATCGCCAATGGAATCCCTCCACAATACCTTACCACCCTTTCTGAGATCTCTCCATATCCATTGTTGGGACAACATTTTCCAAAGGCATGCCAGCTAAAAAGCTCCAAGGATTCCTCGTCACTCAGATTTTCAAGCCTATGCACCTTATAGAATTCATAAACCCCTAGCAACCGCTCACGCCGGGTGGTTATGA
It encodes:
- the LOC131327234 gene encoding disease resistance protein RPV1-like isoform X1; protein product: MSPMKFQEASSSVFPCSYHVFLSFRGEDTRKTFTDHLYTALGQAGFHTFRDDDGLEKGEDIKSELLKAIRESRISIIVFSKNYALSTWCLEELVMILKRRASGHIVLPVFYDVDPSEVRKQIGSFEEAFMRHEEKLKSEMSELAKEKLKDKIVTWRAALREVADVVGMNLQNQIDGYEARFIKKIIKVVGDKLCRMTLNIAPHLVGIHSRVKDIQLWLEDGPSNVGIVAICGMGGIGKTTIAILLYNLNFSRFEGSSFIADIREISQQQDGLLRLQRQFLTDICKTRNVKLNSVAEGATMIKDAICGKKVFVVLDDVDKLDQLDALLGMRGWLFPGSKIIITTRRERLLGVYEFYKVHRLENLSDEESLELFSWHAFGKCCPNNGYGEISERVVRYCGGIPLAIKVLGSSLSGSCLNVWKSQLEKLKAIPDSQILEKLRISYDSLQDDHDKRLFLNLACFFVGSDKDSIVTILNGCEFYTLVGIQNLMERCLISIDESSTLVMHHLVQEMGREIVRQESPNEPGKRSILWNHKDAFNVLRENTGTSKIEGLKLDMCLLKEEAYACTVFGENRKRRYEEFLGKPLLSNLGGSLKRYGFSIFSSYLEPTDSKNSNPMALEPDAFARLNKLKLLQLNGVHIRGSYKKFPKGLRWLCWHGFQLKSIPSDFPLECLVALHMQYSSLKNVWEGAKFLWLLKILNLSHSRDLAKTPDFSELPNLERLMLKNCASLVEVHESIGSLERLVLLNLEDCKNLRNLPRSICKLKHLETLVISGCSNLNELPTNMGNMESLTVLVADGIALNQSVPTNGLVNAMQSFIWPWLLKPRKSSEISWPSLPSSLVELSLVKCNLSEDSFPRGLSNLCSLKKLDLSYNQFCSLPDFIRGLTKLEYFYINHCPKLRKLDGVPQLHHLRCVANRLLKEVTFQISHRPTTICYLDACHHPETLSLFKLESIENVEAEIVKNLGLSNLQYSTGNLTVKLTSWFDMQERRFPLQVCYETHIICAYIPDSKVPPWFNFKSQGSSIDFIVPSYLNSRIRGLNLCSIYEHSGDPRRYEPHAVISNRMKGLVWSHRPFVIGTAEDDEDTMWLSYWNFGNRLEGGDEVSISMSGGEFVHVKEVGVRLLYEEEPKEMSSQSAYGDNIPHQLHQFGNIVPGIVSSNQPGTKLYQLGCHLVDCKYCEHLYPPPWIPSTPCDYDYTVECLASRLWMRKPFYVSQDHGC
- the LOC131327234 gene encoding disease resistance protein RPV1-like isoform X2, translated to MILKRRASGHIVLPVFYDVDPSEVRKQIGSFEEAFMRHEEKLKSEMSELAKEKLKDKIVTWRAALREVADVVGMNLQNQIDGYEARFIKKIIKVVGDKLCRMTLNIAPHLVGIHSRVKDIQLWLEDGPSNVGIVAICGMGGIGKTTIAILLYNLNFSRFEGSSFIADIREISQQQDGLLRLQRQFLTDICKTRNVKLNSVAEGATMIKDAICGKKVFVVLDDVDKLDQLDALLGMRGWLFPGSKIIITTRRERLLGVYEFYKVHRLENLSDEESLELFSWHAFGKCCPNNGYGEISERVVRYCGGIPLAIKVLGSSLSGSCLNVWKSQLEKLKAIPDSQILEKLRISYDSLQDDHDKRLFLNLACFFVGSDKDSIVTILNGCEFYTLVGIQNLMERCLISIDESSTLVMHHLVQEMGREIVRQESPNEPGKRSILWNHKDAFNVLRENTGTSKIEGLKLDMCLLKEEAYACTVFGENRKRRYEEFLGKPLLSNLGGSLKRYGFSIFSSYLEPTDSKNSNPMALEPDAFARLNKLKLLQLNGVHIRGSYKKFPKGLRWLCWHGFQLKSIPSDFPLECLVALHMQYSSLKNVWEGAKFLWLLKILNLSHSRDLAKTPDFSELPNLERLMLKNCASLVEVHESIGSLERLVLLNLEDCKNLRNLPRSICKLKHLETLVISGCSNLNELPTNMGNMESLTVLVADGIALNQSVPTNGLVNAMQSFIWPWLLKPRKSSEISWPSLPSSLVELSLVKCNLSEDSFPRGLSNLCSLKKLDLSYNQFCSLPDFIRGLTKLEYFYINHCPKLRKLDGVPQLHHLRCVANRLLKEVTFQISHRPTTICYLDACHHPETLSLFKLESIENVEAEIVKNLGLSNLQYSTGNLTVKLTSWFDMQERRFPLQVCYETHIICAYIPDSKVPPWFNFKSQGSSIDFIVPSYLNSRIRGLNLCSIYEHSGDPRRYEPHAVISNRMKGLVWSHRPFVIGTAEDDEDTMWLSYWNFGNRLEGGDEVSISMSGGEFVHVKEVGVRLLYEEEPKEMSSQSAYGDNIPHQLHQFGNIVPGIVSSNQPGTKLYQLGCHLVDCKYCEHLYPPPWIPSTPCDYDYTVECLASRLWMRKPFYVSQDHGC